From the Piliocolobus tephrosceles isolate RC106 chromosome 14, ASM277652v3, whole genome shotgun sequence genome, the window GTGCCTGGCCTTGTCATAAGGTAAACAAGAGAGGTATTCATTAGTTTTATTGGAGTCATTTGGGAAAGGATAATTCTTGCAGCAAGCCATTTTCCTAAACACAGAAGAATAGGGGGATTCCTTAACCTTCACTGTTCTCCAGGATCATAggtctgaaaaattaaaaattttcaggTCAGACCACTCAGTCTCAGAAAGGCAAAGTAATTTGCCCCAGGTAACTAGTCCAAGATACTATTCTCTTTGAACAAATGTGTATGTCCAATCACATATTCTTCATTCGTTCCTCCCCAAAGTAGTTTTTAGCTGTTAGGTATATTCGATCACTTTAgtgttttttgaaaattatatgagACCCTTTTTTAGCAAAGTCTACGGTTTCCAAATGAGCAAATTAATCCTGTCTCTTGTCTTTGCAGTTGTGAGACAAACTCCCACACAGCACTTAAAAAATCAGTTCCCAGCTCTGCACTGGGAACATGAACTAGGCCTGGCCTTCACCAAGAACCGAATGAACTATACCAACAAATTCCTGCTGATCCCAGAGTCGGGAGACTACTTCGTTTACTCCCAGGTCACATTCCGTGGGATGACCTCTGAGTGCAGTGAAATCAGACAAGCAGGCCGACTGAACAAGCCAGACTCCATCACTGTGGTCATCACCAAGGTAACAGACAGCTACCCTGAGCCAACCCAGCTCCTTATGGGGACCAAGTCTGTGTGTGAAGTAGGCAGCAACTGGTTCCAGCCCATCTACCTCGGAGCCATGTTCTCCTTGCAAGAAGGGGACAAGCTCATGGTGAACGTCAGTGACATCTCTTTGGTGGATTACACAAAAGAAGATAAAACCTTCTTTGGAGCCTTCTTACTATAGGAGGAGAGCGAATATCATTATGTGAAAGTCCTCTGCCACCAAGTTCCTAATTTTCTTCGTTCAAATGTAATTACAACCAGAGGTTTTCTTGGGGCCGGGAGTAGGGGGCTTTCCACAGGGACAATGGTTTAGCTATGAAATTTGGGGCCCAAAATTTCACACTTCATGTGCCTTACTGATGAAAGTACTAACTGGAAAAAGGCTGAAGAGAGCAAATATATTATTATGGTGGGTTGGAGGATTGGTGAGTTTCTAAATATTAAGACACTGATCACTAAATGAATGGATGATCTACTCAGGTCAGGAttgaaagagaaatatttcaaCACCTTCCTGCTATACAATGGTCACCAGTGGTCCAGTTATTGTTCAATTTGGTCATAAATTTACTTCAATTCAGGAGCTTTGAAGGAAGTCCAAGGAAAGCTCTAGAAAACAGTATAAACCTTCAGAGGCAAAATCCTTCACCAATTTTTCCGCATACTTTCATGCCTTGcctaaaaaaattaacagagagTTGGTATGTCTCATGAATGTTCTCACAGAAGGAGTTGGTTTTCATGTCATCTACAGCATATGAGAAAAGctacctttcttttgattatatACACAGATATCAAAACAAGCAAGGATGAGTTTTACATGTATATCAAAAATACAGCAGTTGCTTGTATTCAGCAGAGTTTTCTTGACTACCTATTATGTTCTGGGTGCTACCTTAACCCAGAAGACACTATGAAAAACAAGACAGACTTCACTCAAAACTTACATGAACACCACTAGATGCTTCCTGATCAAATATCAGTCAGCATACTCTAAAGAATAACTCCaagtcttggccaggcatggtggctcacgcctgtaatcccaacactttgggaggccaaggcgagtgggtCATCtaaggctgggagtttgagaccagcctgaccaacatggagaaaccctgtctctactaaaaatacaaaattagccgggcgtggtagcacatgcctgtaattccagctactcaggaggcggagacaggagaattgtttgaactggggaggcagaggttatggtgagcccagatcacaccattgcactccaacctgggtaacaagagcaaaactctttctaaaaaataaaaaataaaataataactccAAGTCTTTAGAAAATATCATCTGAAACTGTTACATCAGATTTCTGGCACTCTCCTGACTGTGGAAGATAGCCAACTGACTGTGGATAGCCAGCTGATTAGTTCCCTGAAGAAACCTGAAGGCAGACACCTAGTTAACTAGATCAACTATATACTGCCATCTCATTGGATGCTGGGAGACAATGGACTTATTCCCTGGAGGAGAGGAAAAAACAAGTCAATCACCAAATCTGAAGAAGTTAACCTAGATCTTTGAGGTTTGATTTGCAACTTTATATACAGAGTATTATGTGggtatttttcctttaaaatattcaaaggGATTTACATATGGGATTAGCCAATGAGCCTAGCCAAGACCTTCCCTGGAGGAGAGGCTGGACATTGCGGAGGTCCCTTCTGTGTTTCAGTGGGTTCATATCCTCTAGTCTGTATGAGTTTCCTATGCTAATATGTCAAGGGCAGGAGAGGCAACTCTGTTCTCTTAGCCTTTGTTGACTTGCCTGTAAAGCAAGAATCTGCCCATTTGTTTCCAAGGAGCAAATGAGCTCATGAGAATGAAACATGTTAACTTCATGCATTCTGCGCCATCTGAGCATTTTGGCATGATATGACCCTATTATAAATGCTTCCTATTCTAGGAGACCTCACAGATGAATCTGAGAGCAAATTTGGCACCAAAATCACTCTCACGCTGGTTTCCAGTAGACTGTAGAGGCAGAGATGCATTTGAGAGGCTCCTGAGCAGAGTGTCCAGTGTAGTCGGAGTACTTGATCAATATTTCTTGagttataattaaataaaaattaatttctgatttCTCAGTTTGGAGGTTaagtttctaaatatattttctaaccTCTACTAGGCTAACTTAAACCAGGCCTTTTTCTTGCCTTCAGTTTCTCAAAACAGTCAGCACAGACTCAGTGGGAGCACAGAGGAGTATGGTCACCTCCACCTGGCTCACCAGAGTCTTCATAGAGGAAGTGAAGCCTGGAAGAAACTGGGGGGGGGCCCAGATGACCACAGGGAAAGGGCATCTCAGATGGAGGAATTACCCTTGActtaaagcagaaaagaaagatttctcAGTAACTCCAAAACTTGCTTGACGAGAGAATATTCCCTCAACCAATTTCTAGGACAATATTTATTGGTAGATCAAGAATGTTTCCTCAATAACTGTAGTCTAGCTCCATGATCAGAACTAACACCCATTAAAAGCATAGAATGTTCTTTCTGAACCAGTCTTCATGGTGCATGAGAGCACCAAGCAGCTTGGGTATGCAGGAGGAGATTTGCACAGAAGAGTGGCCTACTCAAACCTGCCCACTGTTCTGTAGGTGATCTGGTGGATCTGGAAATTTATCCCAAGACAGGAATTTCCTAATATTCGAAGACAATTGAGGCTTTGGGAAATTTTCTGCTGTGTATTTATTTGGCTCCTGTCGTAagcttgttttttaaagaatgcatCATAGCTCAAGTTTTTACTGCTGATTTTGTTAAATTCTGTACAGTACAGTATATTTTTTACAGAAAGGCACAGTCAGATGTTCCTAATATGGCTCATGTCAGAACTTCTGTTCCCAAGGCATTACCTCCATAGCAAAAATTAGTGCACTGTTTTCAAAAGTGAGGTGGGAAAATGCTTTTAAGATCATGTGATGTTCCCCTAAAAGGGGTTAATGGGGTGTATTCCGGGtttgggagggaggaagaagcatGCTTTAGAAAATAGTAAATTTAGGGAGCAAATGCTTTGCTGGTTAAACGTCGCTCAAAAGGCTGAATTCAAAtcaattccacaaacatttactgagtacctactggCCCTGGGGACACAGAGATAAATTATTTAGTCTCAGACGTGCTCATTCTAACTTCCCAGCACCTCTACTGTCTACAGATTCTTTAATTTATATTGGTTGTATTTGCTAATTAATTTGCTAACTTTAGGCACATGGATCTATTCTCATTATGAAAATGGATGCCATTTGATGAAGGCTGATGACTAACAAAATGAtttaagtggtttttaaaaaatagctactCAAGGATAGTTTTCCATAAATCAAGAAGGTAAAAAACAAAGTTACCCTTTTTTATTGTAGAATCCATTATTTAACTCACAGGTAGAGAGAGGTTATTATTTGCTATACTCAAGTTTGATCATCAACAACCTTAAAAATATTGGAACTTCATGAATGACCCAGAAATGCTTTGAATATCTGTGTTCCTCAGCAAATACAGAGACTATGATCAAAATGCACAGAATCACTAACAGTTTGATGCTAGCATGGTTTCCGTCTATTTGGGAGAACAGAATTGCTTATGCTactaaaatttctaatttttttttactaaggtacagtaagaaaagggaaaagtGTACCTTTTCGCTTCCTGAAATATGTCAGGTTGAATCAAAAACAGAGCACACCAGAACTCTTGGCTCCATTTCAATCTATTCAGTTCTCATCACCCCAGAGGAAATTCTGCCTCTGTGCTAGTCAATAATCCCCCTGGATTATAAAAGTTTAACTAACTCACTGTGCACAAGGCATGGCCATTGCCAACATTCTCTTGCAGTGTATTTTCCCAAGCCCTTACCCAATTCTGTTTCCATGATTGTGACATTGGGGATTAATTCTGCAGGACAGAACTGTTTATATTCTGTACCttaaaaaaacatgcaaaagtcTCTTGCCTCAAGATTTCTGGCTTTCCTATGGCCCAGAGTCCTAGAAGTGTTTTAATATTTGTAGCAGAATTTTCAAGTGTACATCATTATCCTGCATGTTAACATTTTTGCATCATATTGGCAGCTGGACCTACAGAGAATTTAGTAGGCTGTTAACCTAATAACCCTTGAATCCTTTTGCACCAGTAGTGAGAGAATGTGGATCAGAGCCACCACATCCATGCCCTGTCACTCTCTAATAACCACATTTACAACTTCCCCAGCTCTGAAACACACTTGCCTCCACCTTTCCATCACCCCATTTTAAGATGAAAATACCATACCAGGCTGGATAGAAGAAGTTACTTGCCCAGGACCACATGATGAATTAAGAGCTCATCTAGAACTAGGATGCTGTCTTCCTGAACCATAATCCTGGACTCTTCTAACCTCTCTACTCTTAGCAAATAGACTTCATTTTAATGATTGGAAGGAAGATGGGAGAAGTATTTTCAAATACCTGTAGGACAACATGGAAGTGGGAGGAGACTTCTTCTGTATCTCCCCAGAGAAGAGAGCTGGGGCTACGGAGTTGCAGTTACAAGGTTGCCCTCTCTGGCTTGATCCCCAAAGGAACTTTCTACTCCAAAATAGAATTTTTCTAGGAAGCTATTTCTCAGTCACTGGAGATACTCAAACAGAGGGcttgttacaaggatttttgtagAAGCTATTCTTCACAGAAGTTAAGGGAGAGATTAAGCCAAAGG encodes:
- the TNFSF15 gene encoding tumor necrosis factor ligand superfamily member 15, with the protein product MAEDLGLSFGETASVEMLPEHGSCRPKARSSSACWALTCCLMLLPFLAGLTTYLLVSQLRAQGEACVQLQALKGQEFAPSPQQVYAPLRADGDKPRAHLTVVRQTPTQHLKNQFPALHWEHELGLAFTKNRMNYTNKFLLIPESGDYFVYSQVTFRGMTSECSEIRQAGRLNKPDSITVVITKVTDSYPEPTQLLMGTKSVCEVGSNWFQPIYLGAMFSLQEGDKLMVNVSDISLVDYTKEDKTFFGAFLL